From one Liolophura sinensis isolate JHLJ2023 chromosome 10, CUHK_Ljap_v2, whole genome shotgun sequence genomic stretch:
- the LOC135477050 gene encoding protein PIF-like, which translates to MADYSVARFVFILAMFTAPVLSQPGSNLTGDTEPGRSLPSQQYEILCNRTVDMFFAIDGSDSLTDNDFLLEKAFVKEVIEGLYLNEIGGIVIGIVVFSSSIEVTTDFDMRNKESIFQRIDQLEQPKDGTNTFLAIEEVRRQLLNFGRSNVEKAAIVITDGRSKNSERTINEAAQTKDSNITLAAVGVGTLIDRKELEGIASANHLVWETPDFNTLRNLTINVTGVLCPELLPPTTTTTTTTTTTTTTTTTTTTTPTPTTTTTTTTTTTPAPTTTTTTTTTPAPTTTTTTTPAPTTTTTTPPPTTTTTTTPPPRNPPGPCEDNCRFENRIGYKEHPEFCTSFYHCEMKSSSVILGTERECPEGLFWNQRLLTCTFPKQVQCDLDPCIDNIYGYYLHRSNCNSYWVCDGDRTKELRCCPLGMSFSLDTRRCELSPCAQSCVLDEGKQDDFIPLCLKYALFSDPNKYIESIPGYPFPIQRFCPAGLGFNNFTCDCDIKMKTTPPPPPQCTPEVYLPLNNDFKDYSGRNTFIQNHGAVIERTNAPQGTVGGGAAKFDGKSYLSIPSYSNAWFGKRLRITFRYYPLPTISLDSRQEALITNSACDQPATIAIAFDRYREGTYCSITTDGKGNQGNLLPSTTVLKGWREVSYIYDGKNLRLEVGPDTDLASAFGAISTSSASLKIGAQCDQFQGFTGYIDEVRISKCL; encoded by the exons ATGGCTGACTATAGTGTAGCccgatttgtttttatattggCAATGTTTACGGCCCCGGTGTTGTCTCAACCGGGGTCTAACCTGACAGGCGATACGGAGCCGGGACGAAGTCTTCCCTCGCAACAATATGAAATCT TATGTAACAGAACCGTCGACATGTTTTTCGCCATTGACGGCTCGGATAGTTTGACCGACAACGATTTCTTGTTGGAAAAGGCTTTCGTTAAAGAAGTTATCGAGGGACTGTACCTTAACGAAATCGGCGGTATAGTCATTGGTATAGTCGTCTTCAGTTCGTCCATCGAAGTCACCACCGACTTTGATATGAGAAACAAAGAATCTATCTTCCAGAGAATTGATCAGTTAGAACAACCAAAAGATGGTACAAATACTTTCTTGGCCATTGAGGAAGTTCGCAGACAGCTACTTAACTTCGGCCGCTCCAATGTTGAGAAGGCCGCGATCGTAATTACGGATGGACGCTCCAAGAATTCAGAAAGAACGATTAACGAAGCAGCCCAAACCAAGGACAGTAACATCACCTTAGCCGCTGTGGGAGTGGGCACTCTCATTGACCGAAAAGAGCTGGAAGGAATAGCTTCTGCCAATCACTTAGTCTGGGAGACACCAGACTTTAACACTTTAAGGAACCTGACAATCAATGTTACTGGAGTTTTGTGTCCAG AACTTCTTCCAcccacaaccacaacaacaacaactacaaccaCTACTACGACTACAACTACAACGACTACAACAACTCCTACACCAACCACTACTACTACAACcaccacaacaacaactcctgcaccaaccacaaccaccaccacaacaacaactcctgcaccaaccacaaccacaacaacaacacctgcaccaacaacgacaacaacaaccccTCCGCCCACTACgactacaacaacaactccCCCTCCCAGAAACCCACCAG GTCCTTGTGAGGACAACTGTCGTTTTGAAAACCGCATTGGATATAAAGAACATCCAGAATTCTGCACATCTTTTTACCACTGTGAAATGAAGTCCAGCAGCGTTATTTTAGGAACCGAGAGAGAGTGTCCGGAAGGATTATTCTGGAATCAGAGACTGCTTACTTGTACTTTTCCCAAACAAGTGCAATGTGACCTTG ACCCTTGTATTGACAACATCTATGGCTATTACCTTCATCGTTCCAACTGCAACTCCTACTGGGTGTGTGATGGCGACAGGACAAAAGAACTTAGATGCTGTCCTCTGGGTATGAGCTTTAGCCTCGACACCAGGAGGTGTGAACTCTCCCCATGCGCACAATCTTGTGTTCTGGATGAAGGCAAGCAGGACGACTTCATTCCAT TGTGCCTCAAGTACGCCCTTTTTTCGGATCCTAACAAATACATCGAGTCTATTCCGGGCTACCCCTTCCCTATTCAAAGGTTTTGTCCAGCTGGACTGGGGTTTAACAACTTCACCTGCGATTGTGACATCAAAATGAAGACAACCCCACCAC CCCCACCACAGTGCACACCGGAAGTGTACCTGCCTCTGAATAATGACTTCAAAGATTACTCTGGAAGGAACACCTTTATCCAGAACCATGGCGCTGTGATTGAGCGAACTAATGCTCCCCAGGGTACTGTCGGTGGCGGTGCCGCCAAATTCGACGGCAAAAGTTACCTAAGTATTCCTAGTTACAGCAACGCATGGTTTGGCAAACGTTTGAGGATTACCTTCCGGTATTACCCCTTGCCAACAATAAGTTTAGACAGCCGCCAGGAGGCGCTCATCACCAACAGTGCCTGTGATCAGCCAGCCACGATCGCCATTGCTTTCGACCGATACAGGGAAGGGACTTACTGTTCTATAACCACCGACGGGAAAGgcaaccaaggaaatttgttaCCTTCG ACGACGGTTTTGAAGGGCTGGAGAGAAGTCAGTTACATATACGATGGCAAGAACTTACGACTGGAGGTTGGACCGGACACTGATCTGGCTTCTGCTTTTG GGGCCATTAGTACGTCATCAGCTTCACTGAAGATAGGAGCCCAGTGTGACCAGTTCCAGGGATTCACAGGATATATCGATGAG GTGAGGATATCGAAATGCCTGTAA